GGCCCGCGCCAGCCGCTTGGCCAAAGCGGCAGAACCGACGTTGAACCGGGAAAGGTAGGTCATTGCATCACGAATCACGGGACGGAGTATTCGTTCCAGTGGCCCGAACGGCGTCAGGTTCTGCGTGGGAGGGCGCAGCAGGCGCGATTCGAGGTTCCTGGACTTCAGCTGCGGTTCGATACGTTCCGCCAAAGTTATGCCGCGCAGGAAAGGCAGGCGAACAATCGTCAGCCACAGTCCTGCCCCAAGCACGAGTCCGCACAGGACCGCGAGCGCCGTCACCGAACTCATCGGAGGATCCGTTCGTCCTCAGGCAACGCGCCAATCCGAAGCATGACTGCGTAGCAGAACACGGAGACCAACAAGCCCCCCAGCAAAACCATCGCGCCAAGAGTCGAGCTGTAGGCCAGCATCGCCTCCGGCCGGCTGGCCATCACCACCAGGACGATCCATGGAGCGGCCACGGCCAGGCGGGCGGCGTTGATCGTCCAGGACTGCCGGGCCTCAAGCTCGCTGCGGGTGCGGGCACTGTCCCGCAGGAACTCCGCGAGGGTGCCAAGCATGCGGCCAAGGTCGGATCCACCCACCTCCCGGGTCATCCGAAGTGCTTCGACGATGCGGTCGGCCACAGGATCAGCCAGTCGCTCTTTTAGCCTGCTCAACGCAGCATCGAATTGCCCACCCGACCTGTAGTCCGCCCCGAAGTCGAGGAACAGCGAGCGCAATTCATCCGGCCCGTTGTGTCCCAGTTGAATCAGCGCCTCCGGCAATGCCAGGCCTGCCCGGATGGCGGAGCGCAAATGGTCCACGACATCCGGCCAAAGGACGCGGAGTGCCGCGCGGCGCTTCTTCGCCCTCCAGCGAACCACGGCGAATGGCACCCAGGAACCGAAGATCGCGAAGCACACAGCGATGGGAAGTGACGCTGTCACCACGAAGAAGACAAGGAGGGCCAGAAGCCCAAATCCTGCGCAGGTCGCAAGAAGCCCTCCAGCCGTCACCTTTTCTATCCCCGCCGATACCAGCAGCAGGTCCAATCGCCGTGGTCTGGCCTTCTTCTTTTCTGCGGGCTGCTCCCACGTGGACCACCACACAAGAAATACGCCGAGGCCGCAGAGACTCCCCAGAAGCGGGGCCATCAGTTCAGCTCCAGGAGCGCGGCAACATCAAAGCCTGACCGGGCAAATTTTTCGACCGCGGGCATGGAGTTGGCTTTAGGCTGCAACTGGCCGCCTACGATGCCGAACACTGGCGAGGACTCGATGATCCCGTTTTCCACCCGGCGGCCCAGGGAGAGCACCTCGGTTACTTGCCTGCGCCCGGTGGAGTGGCGACCGCAGTGCACCACAAGGTCTATGCATGAAGCGACCGTGGGTACAACGAAGGCACTGGAGATGTTAGCCCCTGCCAGCAGCGGCAAGGTACAGATCTTGGTTACGGCGTCATGCGCTGAGTTGGCGTGGACAGTACACATACCGGGGAGCCCGGAGTTAAGCGCGATCAGCATATCCAGGCTTTCGGCTTCACGGACTTCGCCGACGATCAACCGGTCGGGCCGCATACGCAGCGCTTCCTTGACCAGCCGACGCAAGGGGATTTCACCCTCGCCTTCCAGGTTGGGTTGCCTGCACTGCAGGCCCACCACATCGCGGAGCGGGAGTTGAAGCTCGAAGATTTCCTCGACCGTTATCACTCGTTCTCGAGAGCCCACGTTTGCCGCCAGGCAGTTCAGCATGGTGGTCTTCCCCGCCTGGGTGGCCCCTGACACCAGAATGTTGAGGCCACTGGCCACGGCAGCGCCCAGGAACCTGGCAGCCTGGGGTGTCAGGCTTCCCAGTTCCACGAGGTGCTCCAGGCGGCTTGCCCTGGCAATGAATTTCCGGATATTGACTGCCCAGTGCTTCCGGGTGATGTCGGGGATGGCTACATGCAGCCTTGATCCGTCCGGCAGCGCAGCATCCACGAACGGTGATGACAGGTCCAGCCGCCGCCCCGAGCTTTTAAGCATCCTTTCGACGAGGTCGCGGACCTGCTGCTCAGTCAGGCTAATGGCAGTCAGTTCAGATTCCCCGTTACGGGCCACATAGATTTCATGTGGGGCATTGATCCAGACCTCCTCGATGGAGGGGTCATCCAGGAGGGGCTGCAGGGGACCGAAACCTGCGACCGCATCAAAGACGTGGCGGCGGGCTGTCTCGAGATGTCCCAGAGGCGGAAGTGGTCCGAGGAGCGCCCGCTCGTCGTAGTCGCTGACCGCGGCCTCCACGAGGCGCCTCACATCCGCGGTTTGTTCCAAGGGATCCAATCCCCTGCGACGGATGAGTTCGCGTACCTCGCCCTCGACGATTTTTACAGCGTCCACATCTCCCCCAATGATTCCCGGATTGGTCAAACGAGAGGCGTATCTATAGTGACTCACGCTAGGCGAGCGCCAAGACGGCCTCAAGTCACTCCGGAGCACATGTGGATAAGTAGAAATCCCGAGTCACTGCAGTAACCTCAACCCCACTAGTCACTCCAGTTCCAGAATGTTAGGGTAAGGCCGTTAGGAGCTGGCCTTTGGTCCCATGCGCAGGCGCCCGCCCCGGAGCTTGTCCGCAAGCCACACCATGCGCCGCTGAGCCGCGGCACAGGGCCGGAATGAAAATGACAAGATCTTCCCTTGAGGCGACCCGACGGTTGACGTGGACGCACGCTGGCGTTGCCCTCGCTGTGGCCCTCGTAGCAGGCAGTTGCCTCGTAGCTCCTGCGCAAGCTGTGGCAAGGGGACCCCAGCCGGCTCCGTCGGCCACATCGCAGCCGGCACCTCCACAGGGCCCACGGCCCGCTCCGACGGGCACCGGCCCTGCCCAGCCCGAAAAGGATTCGCAACCAGGTATTCCCCCGACCGCACCCGCAGAACCCAAGCCGGGAACCGCCGTCGAGCCTTCCAACCTGGCGACGCAGCCGGCCGTCGAGCCGTTGAATGAAGCCGCGGCACAGGCGCCCGGTCCGCAGGCCCTGCCGGGTAGCGGGCAGGACGCCGAGACGAAGAACGCGGCGATGAGATCGGCTATCCCGGCCGGTGGAGCCGAAATGGGACAGCGGTCCCCGCGGGTCACCGCCGCGGCACAAGGAAAGGGTGCCCCGGCACCTGCGGACGCACAAACGCTGGAGAACGCGCCGGTCCAGCCACTGGAAACGGATACGGGACACTGGCGTCCCAGCATCGGCATATCGGGCCAGGATGTCAGCGCCCATCAGGGCAACGTCAACTGGCAGAGCCAATGGAACCAGGGCTCAAGGTGGGCGTATGTAAAGGCAACCGAAGGTAACTACTACCTCAACGAAAACTACGCGCAACAGTACAACGGCTCACGAAACGTAGGCATGGTGCGTGGGGCCTACCACTTCGCCATCCCCAACTGGTCCTCCGGCGCCGACCAGGCCAGGTACTTCGTGGCCAATGGTGGAGACTGGAGCGCGGACGGGTACACACTTCCGCCCGTCCTGGATATCGAGTACAACCCCTATGCCGGACGCACCATCAACGGCTTCTACTTCGGAAACACCTGCTACGACATGTCCAAGGCCCAACTCGGCCAGTGGGCAGCAGATTTCGGCAACACGGTCAAGGCGCTGACGGGCCGGTTCCCGGTCATCTACAGCACCACCGACTGGTGGAACACGTGCGTGGGAAACTCCACCTTCGGCAGCTATCCCTTGTGGATCGCTTCCTATTGGAACAACCCCACCAACACACCTGGGACCTTGCCCCTGAGCTGGGGTAACTACTCAATGTGGCAATACAGCAGCACCGGACCGTTCGAAGGTGACTCCAACATCTTCAACGGCACCTATGACGAGCTACGGACGTTTGCGCGCGGCGTGGGCCTCCCATCAGCCCCCTCCATCAGGTCGGGGGCAGACGTCCTGGCCACCAGTTCGTCCGGTCGACTGGACAACTTCCCCGCAGACGGCCAGGGCCGCATTACAGGCCCGGTTGCTATTGGCTCAGGCTGGGGCAATGCCAAGTCCATCTATGTCGTCGACTGGAACCAGGACGGAGTCCAGGACATCCTGTCCCAGTGGCCCGACGGCACCCTCCAGGTATATCTGGGAGCCTCCGGCGGCGGCTTCCTGGCCCCGATGCAAGTTGGCTCAGGCTGGCAGGAAATGTCCCTCACTGTGGGGTGGTGGAACTCCAAAGACGCCTACCCCGGGGTCATTGGGCTGGACGGCGACGGTAATCTCTTCCGGTACCAAAACGCCTCCGGACGTGGCCTGGGCGGTGGCGTCCTCATTGGAACCGGGTTCGGCGGCCATCAGATCAACCAACTCGACTTCGACGGCGACGGCAACCAGGACATCGTTTCCAGGACTTCCGACGGAACCATGCGGCTCTTCCGCTCGAACGGTCTCGGATCGTTCGTTTCCGAAGCGAGTCGTGTGATCGGCAACGGCTGGTCAGCCATGACCTCGGTCAGCTCGTCATCCGGGTTCAACGGGGCTGGTTCGCAAGGACTCCAGGCACGCGCCACGAACGGTGACCTTTTCTATTACCCCGCGGAATCGGGATCGTGGGGTAACCGCTTCCTGACCGGGATCGGATGGAATGATGCCGCCGTGATCAGTGGAGCCCCCATCGATGTGGCTTCTACCCTAGGCATTGACGACGCCGACATCTTGGCCGTAAGGACAGACGGCAACCTCTACCGCTACGCCGCGACCGGGTCCACCTCTCTTCTCGGCGCTGAGCGAATCGGCACCCAATGGACGGGGCTGAAGGCAGGATTCCTCACGGACTGGAATGGCGATGGCGCCCCGGACATCCTTGCCCAGTGGTCTGACGGCCGCTTGAACGTCTATCCAGGCCTGAAAGGCAGCGGATTTGGATCCCCGATCAGCCTTGGGACGGGGTGGAAGGACTGGACGCTGACAGTCGGTTCATGGAAAAAGTCCGACGCCCTTCCAGGCATCACAGGCTACGACTCGACGGGTCGCCTGTTTTACATCAGCAACCCCAACGGCAAGGCACTGGGTCCCCGCGTTCAGATCGGTACGGGCTGGAGCGGCCTTGAGATCCTGCAAATGGACTTCGACAAGGATTCGAACTCCGATCTCCTGGCCAAAGGAAGCAACGGTGACCTGAAGCTCTATCGGTCAAACGGAAGCGGATCCTTCATCCAGGAGTCGCCGGGTGTCGTAGGGGTCGGCTGGGATGCCATTTCCAGCTTTGGAGCTGTTCGCGGATTCGCGGGCGCCGGCTCGACAGGCATCATCGCCCGCACCACGACCGGGGATCTCCGATACTACCCAGTGGGCCAGAACAGGGCCTGGGGCCAACCCAGTAACGTCGGCACCGGCTGGAATGGCTTGACCATTTTCAGGCCGGCTGCCAGATAGACCCATGACATGAAGGGCCTGCGCACTCCCACATGGGGTGCGCAGGCCCTTTTTGTTTAGGCAAATACCCGAAGCGGAAACAATAAATATTCGCTTCTACTGACACGCCGGATTCCACGTATCGCGTGATCTAATGAAGGTGGTCTCACGTATTGGCTGTTAAGCGCTACCGGGAAACGGGCTTTGTTTGGGGGCAAACGAAGGTCACCATTGCGCACAATCAAGGAGTGATCTTTCATGGCGTTTACCGTTTCGACGGCCCAAGTCAGCATTTCCCCGTCGCTTGACGTCAATCCGTATATGGCCGGGTACGGAACGCTCGACGGCGGACGTGAAGCCACCAGCAGCGACCCCTACGAATCTTTGTGGGCCCGTGCGATAGTCCTTTGGGAGAACGGCTCCCCGAACCTGATCATGAGCGTCGACATTCTTGCGCTGCCACGGTCCATCCACCAGAGAGCCCGCGAACGGATCCTGGCGCTGGCAGCCTGGTCCGACAGCGACGTCCTGATCCAGTCCACCCACACCCACAACGGCCCCGTGGTGATTGATACCCTCCATCCCTTTATGTGTTATGGCCTGTCGGACCTGGCCATGGTCGAGGCCTACAGCCAGCATCTCGAAGATGACCTGGTGGAGGCAGCCAGGTCCGCCCTCAATGCGGCACAGACATCAGTGACGTTGGACTACAAGGTCACGACGGCCAGCATTGCGTACAACCGCGCAGGGCTGTCCTACCTTGAGAACACTGTGCCCGTGATTGTGATGCGCAAGGGCAACGGCGTTCCCCGCGCGGTCATCTTCAATTACGCGTGCCACCCTGTCGCAGCGGGCATGCGGACCCTGTTCGACGGCGATTTCCCTGCCGGAGCGTGCAACTACATTGAGAACAACAACCCGGGGTGTTTCGCGTTGTTCCTCCAAGGTGCGGCGGGCGATCAAAACCCAATGGGCGTGCCCAGCTGGGAACTACGGGATGAATACGCCACAACCCTCGGCGCGGCAGTCTCGACGGCGATGCAGAGCGCCGGGAGGACAATCGGCAGCCCCCTGCAGACCAGTTACAAGGAAATCCAAATTCCGTTGGACATCACGCCCACCGCAGGCAACATGGCCGCCGTTCGCGCGGCCTACGCTTCGCGCCTCCCGAACCTGGATGGCAACCCCGCATGGTACGGACGCCATGCCCAGGTCATGATCGGCCGGATCGACAGCGGCAGCTACGCGACATCCGTAGCCTGCCCGTTCCAGGTGTGGAAGTTTGGAGGTAGCCCCCAGCTACGGATTGGGATCGTCGGGGGCGAGCTCGTCAGTGGCTACGCAGCCTACTTCCGCGCGAGGTACGGCGGAGCGAACGGGGTGATTGTGGGTGGCTACGGAAACGAGTCGTGCTACTACCTGCCCAGCGCACAGTTCCTCCCACCTTATTCGTCCGGGGGCAGCTACGAGGGTGGCTGGGACCCTGATTATCCGGGCATTGCCGGCGGAGCCATGACCGTTTACGGACACATAGGACATTTCAAGGGCGGCACCACCGGGGTTGAAGCCACCATCATCAACACACTGGACGGCATGTTGGCCTAAAGTCCGGACCGGGGTCCCTGCTTGTTCGGGGACCCCGGTTAATTCGTAGTGGTATTGATACTCAGATCATCCACATATTCGTTGACCGGTGTCTTTCGCCGGACAACCATGGAGTTGGAGGTCACCATGAGAGCGCTATACCCACTGGCGGCAGCGATGCTGCTCTTTCTTTCCGGTTGCTCCGTGACGACTCCTCCATTGCCCACAGCCAGCCCGACGCCAACGGCAACGGCAACGGCAACGTCCACGCCAACACCAACGCCCTCCGCGACTGCCGAGCGGCCTACCACAGACCCCGGCATCGGCAGCGGGCAAGGAGCAGGCGCGCCCGACGATTCGGGCCGGTTCTCTTACCTGTGCACGAGCCTCGACGGCGTGCCCGATGTGACGCTTTCCAGCCTTGCCGAAGTCTGGGCGTCCACGGGATATCTTCGGCTGGCCTCCTGCCAGGCACGGTACGAAGGGCCGGATCCCTACGAAGCAACGGAAGACGAAGCAAGGATCATCGCCATAGCCGAGCCCGGAGTGAACCCTTCCGATGGCCTGGACGCCTACCTTGCCGCCCTGGGACTGTGCACCCGAGTCAGTGATGATGCCGCGTCGGAACTCTTCGGCCAAAGCCCGCGACCCTTGCTGCAGGCCGCAAGCGAATTATGCCCGCGTGGTCCGCAAGGAAAGATCATTGCCCTCTGGGCGTCAGGGGCAAGGGCCGCCGACGGTCAATACGCGGTCGCCGCGGACGGTCTAACACCTGGCAGGTTCCATCTGCGCAAGGCCCCTCCCGAGGGATGTACGTGGTCCGTGGCGGGGGCCGACGGCAAAGTGAAGTCGACCGGAGGAGCGGCAGAAGGACAGTCCGGAATCACCCTGGCAGAAAAAGACGTCCTTACTAGTGACAAATGCGGAATTTGGGAGAAGATAGAGTAATGCAGCCGGCAACGGCTGGGGCGAAAATCCAACTGCATGCGGAGCTGGGGAGCATCCGAATGAAGTGGGGATCCCTCGGTGGACATGCCAAGACGCGCTATCGTCCAGCTTGGCCTTGTCGGTCTCGTTCTTACGGGCTGCTCGGTCAAGGTCGTTGAAAATGTTGAGCCATTCAAGCTCGGCGTGACAAATGTCGGCGATGCCGTCAA
This Paenarthrobacter sp. GOM3 DNA region includes the following protein-coding sequences:
- a CDS encoding CpaF family protein codes for the protein MDAVKIVEGEVRELIRRRGLDPLEQTADVRRLVEAAVSDYDERALLGPLPPLGHLETARRHVFDAVAGFGPLQPLLDDPSIEEVWINAPHEIYVARNGESELTAISLTEQQVRDLVERMLKSSGRRLDLSSPFVDAALPDGSRLHVAIPDITRKHWAVNIRKFIARASRLEHLVELGSLTPQAARFLGAAVASGLNILVSGATQAGKTTMLNCLAANVGSRERVITVEEIFELQLPLRDVVGLQCRQPNLEGEGEIPLRRLVKEALRMRPDRLIVGEVREAESLDMLIALNSGLPGMCTVHANSAHDAVTKICTLPLLAGANISSAFVVPTVASCIDLVVHCGRHSTGRRQVTEVLSLGRRVENGIIESSPVFGIVGGQLQPKANSMPAVEKFARSGFDVAALLELN
- a CDS encoding type II secretion system F family protein yields the protein MAPLLGSLCGLGVFLVWWSTWEQPAEKKKARPRRLDLLLVSAGIEKVTAGGLLATCAGFGLLALLVFFVVTASLPIAVCFAIFGSWVPFAVVRWRAKKRRAALRVLWPDVVDHLRSAIRAGLALPEALIQLGHNGPDELRSLFLDFGADYRSGGQFDAALSRLKERLADPVADRIVEALRMTREVGGSDLGRMLGTLAEFLRDSARTRSELEARQSWTINAARLAVAAPWIVLVVMASRPEAMLAYSSTLGAMVLLGGLLVSVFCYAVMLRIGALPEDERILR
- a CDS encoding GH25 family lysozyme; protein product: MTRSSLEATRRLTWTHAGVALAVALVAGSCLVAPAQAVARGPQPAPSATSQPAPPQGPRPAPTGTGPAQPEKDSQPGIPPTAPAEPKPGTAVEPSNLATQPAVEPLNEAAAQAPGPQALPGSGQDAETKNAAMRSAIPAGGAEMGQRSPRVTAAAQGKGAPAPADAQTLENAPVQPLETDTGHWRPSIGISGQDVSAHQGNVNWQSQWNQGSRWAYVKATEGNYYLNENYAQQYNGSRNVGMVRGAYHFAIPNWSSGADQARYFVANGGDWSADGYTLPPVLDIEYNPYAGRTINGFYFGNTCYDMSKAQLGQWAADFGNTVKALTGRFPVIYSTTDWWNTCVGNSTFGSYPLWIASYWNNPTNTPGTLPLSWGNYSMWQYSSTGPFEGDSNIFNGTYDELRTFARGVGLPSAPSIRSGADVLATSSSGRLDNFPADGQGRITGPVAIGSGWGNAKSIYVVDWNQDGVQDILSQWPDGTLQVYLGASGGGFLAPMQVGSGWQEMSLTVGWWNSKDAYPGVIGLDGDGNLFRYQNASGRGLGGGVLIGTGFGGHQINQLDFDGDGNQDIVSRTSDGTMRLFRSNGLGSFVSEASRVIGNGWSAMTSVSSSSGFNGAGSQGLQARATNGDLFYYPAESGSWGNRFLTGIGWNDAAVISGAPIDVASTLGIDDADILAVRTDGNLYRYAATGSTSLLGAERIGTQWTGLKAGFLTDWNGDGAPDILAQWSDGRLNVYPGLKGSGFGSPISLGTGWKDWTLTVGSWKKSDALPGITGYDSTGRLFYISNPNGKALGPRVQIGTGWSGLEILQMDFDKDSNSDLLAKGSNGDLKLYRSNGSGSFIQESPGVVGVGWDAISSFGAVRGFAGAGSTGIIARTTTGDLRYYPVGQNRAWGQPSNVGTGWNGLTIFRPAAR